One segment of Leucoraja erinacea ecotype New England chromosome 7, Leri_hhj_1, whole genome shotgun sequence DNA contains the following:
- the LOC129699103 gene encoding fibrinogen-like protein 1-like protein, which yields MDFHNMLLVFSVVILSAQSLTSSAVPERVAYKALLDKVANADMLPEGQASMVLNVRDLLLKKARYAKDCNELLQQGFKDSGLYVIQPQPVQGAPAIVVNCEMEYDCGGWTLLEQNSRQSPLTWNETWTTYEFGFGNALADHYLGNLYIHYLTSQMWYKARVVLDQANEANQIIRRYAEYDMFRVGSSLTGYKLDLGGEMSVFNNLYDNLPFSTWDRDSDQDSANCALKYGGGWWFNTCASDTPYAMLTQKQSIHWEPFCKKCTRVQIMVRPVNLHCFT from the exons ATGGATTTCCACAATATGTTGTTGGTGTTCTCAGTCGTGATACTGTCTGCTCAAAGCCTCACCAGCTCTGCAGTTCCAGAAAGGGTGGCCTACAAAGCCCTCCTTGATAAAGTGGCTAATGCGGATATGCTACCCGAAGGCCAAGCAAGCATGGTCTTAAACGTGAGGGACCTACTTTTGAAAAAAG CAAGATATGCCAAGGACTGCAATGAACTCTTACAACAAGGTTTCAAGGACAGTGGTCTCTATGTCATCCAGCCACAACCAGTACAAGGCGCACCCGCGATTGTGGTGAACTGTGAAATGGAATATGACTGTGGTGGATGGACATTGCTGGAACAGAACTCCAGACAAAGCCCGCTGACGTGGAACGAAACTTGGACCACATACGAGTTTGGGTTTGGAAATGCTCTGGCTGACCATTACCTTGGCAACCTTTACATCCATTACTTAACCAGCCAAATGTGGTATAAAGCAAGAGTAGTTTTGGATCAGGCAAACGAGGCTAATCAAATTATTCGTAGATACGCAGAGTATGACATGTTCCGGGTCGGTTCATCACTCACTGGCTACAAACTAGATCTTGGTGGCGAAATGTCTGTTTTTAATAACCTGTATGATAATTTGCCATTTAGTACATGGGATCGGGATTCAGATCAGGATTCAGCTAACTGTGCACTGAAGtatggtggggggtggtggtttaATACTTGTGCTTCTGATACCCCCTATGCTATGTTGACCCAAAAACAGTCCATTCATTGGGAGCCCT